A genomic region of Limnohabitans curvus contains the following coding sequences:
- a CDS encoding transglutaminase-like domain-containing protein — translation MTLVRRSLLKGAAAACALSGVPGFALAQTSSQAARRFEPQAGQWRTFEVTTRVDLADSKGAASRVWLPVPSINSDWQRSLESNFSSNGTSRMVSDGTDGARMIYTEFAASVTPFVEVTSRVQTQSRFVDISKTTAHAFTREDTGTLRYYTRATHLLPTDGIVRTTALKATQGTKTDAQKARAIYDWVVANAWREPKTRGCGEGDIKAMLETGNLGGKCADINALFVGLCRSVGVPARDVYGIRLVPSAFGYKELSGNPASLKGAQHCRAEVYLQAHGWVAMDPADVAKVMRLETPTWIKRTDDAVVQPVYNRLFGGWEGNWMGWNTAHDLALPGSKEDRLGFLMYPVAETVDGRADSYAPDTFKYQITAREIKA, via the coding sequence ATGACTCTCGTGCGTCGTTCCCTTCTCAAAGGGGCCGCAGCTGCGTGCGCCCTCAGTGGTGTGCCTGGCTTTGCTTTGGCCCAAACATCTTCTCAAGCTGCTCGCCGTTTTGAGCCACAAGCGGGCCAATGGCGCACGTTTGAAGTCACCACCCGAGTGGACTTGGCCGATTCAAAAGGCGCTGCCTCTCGCGTATGGTTGCCTGTGCCCAGCATCAACTCGGACTGGCAACGTTCGTTGGAGAGCAATTTCAGCAGCAACGGCACCTCACGCATGGTGAGCGATGGCACGGATGGCGCGCGCATGATCTACACCGAGTTCGCCGCTAGCGTCACACCGTTTGTCGAAGTGACCAGCCGCGTGCAAACGCAAAGCCGTTTTGTGGACATCAGCAAAACCACCGCCCACGCATTCACACGTGAAGACACCGGCACTTTGCGCTACTACACCCGCGCCACACATTTATTGCCTACCGACGGCATCGTGCGCACCACGGCCCTCAAAGCCACGCAAGGCACTAAGACTGACGCACAAAAAGCACGCGCGATTTACGACTGGGTCGTTGCCAATGCATGGCGTGAACCCAAAACACGTGGCTGTGGTGAGGGCGATATCAAAGCCATGTTGGAGACTGGCAACTTGGGCGGCAAGTGTGCCGACATCAATGCCTTGTTTGTCGGCCTGTGCCGCTCGGTGGGTGTGCCTGCACGTGATGTGTATGGCATTCGTTTGGTGCCTTCGGCCTTTGGTTACAAAGAGTTGTCGGGCAACCCCGCCAGCTTGAAAGGCGCGCAACACTGCCGCGCCGAGGTGTATTTGCAAGCCCACGGTTGGGTGGCGATGGACCCCGCCGACGTGGCCAAAGTGATGCGCTTAGAAACCCCCACTTGGATCAAACGCACCGACGACGCTGTGGTGCAACCCGTGTACAACCGCTTGTTCGGTGGTTGGGAAGGCAACTGGATGGGATGGAATACCGCGCACGATCTGGCCTTACCCGGCAGCAAAGAAGACCGCTTGGGCTTCTTGATGTACCCCGTGGCCGAGACAGTGGATGGCCGCGCAGACTCTTATGCGCCTGACACCTTCAAGTACCAAATTACGGCACGCGAAATCAAGGCTTAA
- a CDS encoding pseudouridine synthase — protein MRIPTRNGVGASRVTLPVGPWPTVLDFLLERMPDISRDEWLHRFAHDLVLNEAAQPVPATQAYAPRTKLYYYRHIANEPVLPEKASIVFEDEHLIVADKPHFMPVTPAGRYVQQSLLVQLKHLTGNDDLVPLHRIDRETAGLVMFGKRLQDRDAYHALFRDKAMHKVYEAVAAYNPALTLPRVHISRLQPDELFFRTQEVDGEPNSETRIRLLKTEGTRALYELEPVSGKRHQLRVHMMALGLPLEGDQFYPTVLRGPDAEEDFSHPLQLLAKSVAFTDPVTGEARAFQSALRLSIAL, from the coding sequence ATGCGTATCCCCACGCGCAACGGCGTAGGCGCCAGCCGCGTGACATTACCCGTTGGGCCTTGGCCCACGGTGCTAGATTTTTTGTTGGAGCGCATGCCCGACATTTCGCGCGACGAGTGGCTGCACCGCTTCGCACATGACTTGGTACTGAATGAAGCTGCCCAACCCGTGCCGGCCACGCAGGCCTACGCACCGCGCACCAAGCTCTACTACTACCGCCACATCGCCAACGAACCCGTGTTGCCTGAGAAAGCCAGCATCGTGTTTGAAGACGAGCATTTGATCGTGGCCGACAAGCCGCACTTCATGCCCGTCACACCTGCGGGTCGCTATGTACAGCAAAGCTTGTTGGTGCAGCTGAAACACCTCACAGGCAACGACGACCTCGTGCCGCTGCACCGCATTGACCGCGAAACTGCGGGCCTCGTGATGTTTGGCAAACGTCTGCAAGACCGCGACGCTTACCACGCGCTGTTTCGCGACAAGGCCATGCACAAGGTGTACGAAGCAGTGGCGGCTTACAACCCCGCGTTAACGCTGCCACGCGTGCACATCAGTCGCCTACAGCCCGACGAACTTTTTTTCAGAACACAAGAGGTGGATGGCGAACCCAACAGCGAAACGCGCATCCGCCTTCTCAAAACAGAAGGCACGCGTGCGCTATACGAGCTAGAGCCTGTCAGCGGCAAACGCCACCAACTGCGTGTGCACATGATGGCGCTGGGCCTGCCGCTAGAAGGTGACCAGTTTTACCCCACTGTGTTGCGCGGGCCAGATGCGGAAGAAGACTTCAGCCACCCGTTGCAGCTGCTGGCCAAAAGCGTGGCCTTCACTGACCCTGTGACGGGTGAGGCCCGTGCGTTTCAAAGCGCCTTGCGTTTGAGCATCGCGCTGTGA
- the trmB gene encoding tRNA (guanosine(46)-N7)-methyltransferase TrmB codes for MTTADTPTTPEATKSDTPFMRVIKTYVLRAGRMGPGQTRAFEQFGPKFLVPYTPERLDVAAAFGRSAPLILEIGFGMGDATAKIAHTRPDDNFLCCEVHVPGVGALLKRCGEESIGNIRIVQHDAIEVMDHMLGENSLDGVHIFFPDPWHKSRHHKRRLIQSAFVNRLAKHIKPGGYLHLATDWEPYAEQMMQVVSAEPLLKNTATDPSGFAEKPAYRPLTKFENRGLKLGHGVWDLVFTRV; via the coding sequence ATGACCACCGCCGACACGCCCACAACTCCAGAAGCCACAAAATCCGACACGCCATTCATGCGCGTGATCAAAACCTACGTGCTGCGTGCTGGACGTATGGGCCCTGGCCAAACGCGCGCGTTTGAACAATTTGGGCCCAAGTTTTTGGTGCCTTACACACCTGAGCGCTTGGATGTGGCTGCAGCCTTTGGCCGCTCTGCCCCGTTGATTTTGGAAATTGGTTTTGGCATGGGCGACGCCACGGCCAAGATTGCGCACACGCGCCCTGACGACAACTTTTTGTGCTGCGAAGTTCACGTGCCTGGCGTGGGTGCGTTGCTCAAGCGCTGCGGCGAAGAAAGCATTGGCAACATCCGCATCGTGCAGCACGACGCGATCGAGGTGATGGACCACATGCTGGGCGAAAACAGCTTAGACGGCGTACACATCTTCTTCCCCGACCCTTGGCACAAAAGTCGTCACCACAAGCGCCGCTTGATTCAAAGCGCGTTTGTCAACCGCTTGGCCAAACACATCAAACCCGGCGGCTATTTGCACTTGGCCACCGACTGGGAACCGTATGCGGAGCAAATGATGCAAGTCGTGTCTGCCGAGCCGCTGCTCAAGAACACCGCCACTGACCCCAGTGGCTTTGCCGAAAAGCCCGCTTACCGACCACTCACCAAGTTTGAAAACCGAGGCTTGAAACTCGGCCATGGTGTGTGGGACTTGGTGTTCACCAGGGTCTAA
- a CDS encoding nuclear transport factor 2 family protein, translated as MQDMINFFKRYQSEFDQQNWASFAALFHEPAMSVRADGSVMVIPTHADGARLYASVSSAWRAEGYARFETGNFEVLALGQDSWLVSFDWLMLSNEGELIRRWRQSYQVIRTKDDWQVFTSTFHKP; from the coding sequence ATGCAAGACATGATTAATTTTTTCAAGCGTTACCAATCCGAGTTTGATCAACAAAACTGGGCGAGTTTTGCCGCCTTGTTTCATGAGCCTGCGATGAGCGTGCGAGCTGATGGTTCGGTGATGGTCATTCCTACGCATGCAGACGGAGCGCGTTTGTATGCGTCTGTTTCAAGCGCTTGGCGGGCCGAAGGGTATGCACGGTTTGAGACGGGAAATTTTGAAGTGCTGGCGCTAGGGCAAGACAGTTGGCTCGTGTCTTTTGATTGGCTGATGCTGTCAAACGAAGGTGAGTTGATTCGCCGTTGGAGGCAGTCGTACCAGGTGATACGCACGAAGGATGACTGGCAGGTCTTTACATCGACTTTTCATAAGCCTTGA
- the gluQRS gene encoding tRNA glutamyl-Q(34) synthetase GluQRS produces the protein MPYTGRFAPSPTGPLHAGSLVAALASWLDARAHGGQWLVRIEDVDTPRCIPGADQRILQQLATCGLVPDAPVMWQSQRSDAYQAALDALIAKGWAYPCGCSRKEIEDAQALMGHTRERHTAAVYPGTCRDGLKGKAARAWRLDIQRVIDDSKLPTPLTWQDRLLGNQQQDVAKEVGDFVLLRADGLWAYQLAVVVDDAAQGITHIVRGADLTDNTARQIVLQRALVLATPCYMHTPLVLGENGEKLSKQNGAEALDLSNPLAALNAAAARLKLAPQSGSHTEALTFWVKAYEKSM, from the coding sequence TTGCCGTACACCGGTCGATTCGCTCCCTCTCCCACGGGCCCGCTGCATGCGGGCTCGCTCGTTGCTGCTCTTGCCAGTTGGCTAGACGCTCGTGCACACGGCGGCCAATGGCTGGTGCGCATCGAAGACGTGGACACACCGCGCTGCATACCCGGCGCAGACCAACGCATCCTGCAACAGCTCGCCACGTGCGGTCTTGTCCCTGATGCACCTGTGATGTGGCAATCGCAACGCAGCGATGCCTACCAAGCCGCGCTGGATGCGTTGATCGCCAAAGGCTGGGCCTATCCCTGCGGCTGTTCACGCAAAGAAATTGAAGATGCCCAAGCCTTGATGGGTCACACGCGTGAGCGCCATACCGCCGCCGTTTACCCCGGCACCTGCCGTGATGGTTTGAAAGGCAAAGCCGCACGAGCATGGCGGCTGGATATTCAGCGTGTGATCGACGATTCAAAACTGCCCACACCCCTGACATGGCAAGACCGTTTGCTGGGAAATCAACAACAAGACGTTGCGAAGGAAGTAGGCGACTTTGTGCTGCTTCGTGCCGACGGCCTGTGGGCCTACCAACTCGCGGTGGTGGTGGACGATGCTGCACAAGGCATCACACACATCGTGCGCGGCGCAGACCTGACCGACAACACTGCACGACAAATCGTGTTGCAACGTGCATTGGTTTTGGCTACACCTTGCTACATGCACACGCCGTTGGTGTTGGGCGAGAACGGGGAAAAACTCAGCAAACAAAACGGCGCTGAGGCTTTGGACCTCTCCAACCCTTTGGCTGCACTGAATGCCGCTGCCGCACGACTCAAACTAGCGCCCCAAAGTGGCTCGCACACAGAGGCACTGACTTTCTGGGTCAAGGCTTATGAAAAGTCGATGTAA
- a CDS encoding NAD(P)/FAD-dependent oxidoreductase — MTLNIAIIGAGIAGITAARTLANAGHHVHVFEKSRGAGGRMSTRLSNFGTFDHGTQYFTVRDPRFSLALQTVPGTADICRPWSANAVRVLDPLGHVFEAARATKDAHFVAKPGMNALVRHWAEPLGKAITYNTQVNRLERGAKGLWTLHAVNSTSGKEVAQKHAGFDHVLLAIPSVQAENLLKASGKEAAHAQWLKAMNAVDVAPCWTMMVAFPNATQPNLHIGPQWNAARSIHHRIAWLARESSKPGRGKVERWTVQASAAWSAEHITDTEARVKAKLLRAFAELTGIRAEPAHAELHRWLYAKTITPLGVSHQYNPANGLGTCGDWHLGHRVEDAFVSGLELALAVCQSAKRL; from the coding sequence ATGACATTAAACATCGCCATCATCGGAGCCGGCATCGCTGGCATCACAGCAGCCCGCACTTTGGCCAACGCTGGCCACCATGTGCACGTGTTTGAAAAGAGCCGAGGCGCAGGTGGTCGCATGTCCACCCGCCTGAGTAACTTCGGCACTTTTGACCACGGCACGCAGTACTTCACCGTGCGCGACCCACGCTTCTCGCTGGCCTTGCAAACCGTCCCCGGCACTGCCGACATTTGCCGCCCTTGGAGCGCCAACGCCGTGCGCGTGCTCGACCCACTGGGCCATGTGTTTGAAGCAGCACGCGCCACCAAAGACGCGCACTTTGTGGCCAAGCCCGGCATGAACGCCTTGGTCCGTCACTGGGCCGAGCCTCTGGGCAAAGCCATCACCTACAACACGCAAGTCAACCGCTTAGAACGCGGCGCCAAAGGCTTGTGGACACTGCATGCCGTCAATAGCACCTCTGGCAAAGAAGTGGCGCAAAAGCACGCCGGCTTTGACCATGTGTTGCTCGCCATACCCTCGGTGCAAGCCGAGAACTTACTCAAAGCTTCCGGCAAAGAAGCTGCGCATGCGCAATGGCTCAAAGCCATGAACGCCGTCGACGTGGCCCCATGCTGGACCATGATGGTGGCCTTCCCTAACGCCACGCAACCCAACCTACACATCGGCCCACAGTGGAACGCGGCACGCAGCATTCACCACCGCATTGCGTGGTTGGCCCGCGAGTCATCCAAGCCTGGTCGTGGCAAGGTGGAACGTTGGACCGTGCAAGCCAGTGCCGCTTGGTCTGCCGAACACATCACCGACACCGAAGCCCGTGTGAAAGCCAAACTCTTGCGCGCGTTTGCTGAACTGACGGGCATCCGCGCAGAGCCTGCACATGCCGAGTTGCACCGCTGGCTGTATGCCAAAACCATCACACCACTGGGTGTCTCGCACCAGTACAACCCAGCCAATGGCTTGGGCACCTGTGGTGACTGGCACTTGGGCCACCGCGTGGAAGACGCGTTTGTGTCTGGCCTTGAACTCGCCTTGGCTGTTTGCCAATCCGCCAAGCGTTTGTAA
- a CDS encoding LysR substrate-binding domain-containing protein yields MTSPRDVLTPDSLSMLHAIEKAGSFAAAARALGLVPSALTYRVRQIEDALDVLLFDRSSRQAKLTAAGHELLREGERLLADMDAIANRVKRVATGWESQFTIAVDGIIDRTTVMELCEAFMALNAPTRLKLRDETLTGTLEALTSGQADLALGIPGSFSDSGSASGIHSHVLGPMRFVFAVAPHHPLAQAPEPLTDALIGQHRAVAVADSVQRGAGVTIGLLPGQDVFTVSTMHCKIEAQVRGLGVGFVPELMVQPLIDQGVLVVREVDRPQRVAQLSYAWRIPDGSEGERGGRALQWWLKQLKSTTTRSALLVNPRPNSPTRKV; encoded by the coding sequence ATGACTTCTCCCCGTGACGTCCTCACCCCCGATTCGCTGTCTATGCTGCACGCGATTGAAAAAGCAGGCAGCTTCGCGGCTGCCGCCCGCGCGCTCGGGCTGGTGCCCAGCGCCCTCACCTACCGCGTGCGCCAGATAGAAGACGCACTCGACGTGCTGCTGTTTGACCGCAGCTCGCGTCAAGCCAAGCTCACCGCCGCAGGTCATGAACTGTTGCGCGAAGGTGAGCGCCTGCTGGCCGACATGGATGCCATTGCCAACCGTGTCAAGCGTGTGGCCACAGGATGGGAAAGCCAGTTCACCATCGCGGTGGACGGCATCATCGACCGCACCACCGTGATGGAATTGTGCGAGGCATTTATGGCCCTGAATGCCCCCACACGGCTCAAGCTGCGCGACGAAACACTCACAGGCACACTTGAAGCCCTCACCAGCGGCCAAGCCGACTTGGCATTAGGCATTCCCGGCTCTTTCAGCGACAGCGGGAGCGCCTCAGGCATTCACAGCCATGTGCTTGGCCCTATGCGCTTCGTGTTTGCGGTGGCACCGCACCACCCGTTGGCACAAGCACCCGAACCATTGACCGATGCACTTATTGGCCAACACCGAGCCGTGGCGGTGGCCGATTCGGTGCAGCGCGGCGCAGGGGTGACCATTGGCTTGCTGCCCGGTCAAGACGTGTTCACCGTGTCCACCATGCATTGCAAAATTGAAGCGCAGGTGCGCGGCCTCGGCGTAGGCTTTGTCCCCGAGTTGATGGTGCAGCCCTTGATTGACCAAGGCGTGTTGGTGGTGCGCGAAGTGGACCGACCGCAACGCGTGGCCCAACTCAGTTACGCTTGGCGCATCCCCGATGGCAGCGAGGGCGAGCGCGGCGGTCGCGCTTTGCAGTGGTGGCTCAAACAACTCAAAAGCACCACCACACGTTCTGCGCTATTGGTGAACCCCCGCCCCAATTCACCCACACGGAAGGTGTAG
- a CDS encoding pirin family protein, with protein sequence MLTIRKSQDRGYADHGWLKSFHSFSFANYYNPEFMGWGNLRVINEDRIAPGTGFGTHGHRDMEIISYVLSGNLAHKDDMGNIKGIPPGDVQRMSAGSGVQHSEFNHAPAETTHFFQIWIEPNVRGIPASYEQKEVPPASKRGALSRIAAPDGAVVKIHADAALYAGLFEGNEAATLTIAPGRKAYVHLIRGALQVNGVALTTGDAALLDNEPTISLTHGQDAEVLVFDLAP encoded by the coding sequence ATGTTGACCATTCGCAAATCACAAGACCGAGGCTATGCCGATCACGGCTGGCTCAAGTCGTTCCACAGCTTTTCGTTTGCCAATTACTACAACCCTGAGTTCATGGGTTGGGGGAATTTGCGCGTCATCAACGAAGACCGCATTGCGCCGGGCACAGGTTTTGGCACGCACGGTCACCGTGACATGGAAATCATCAGCTATGTGCTCAGCGGTAACTTGGCCCACAAAGACGACATGGGCAACATCAAAGGCATCCCGCCTGGCGATGTGCAGCGCATGAGTGCGGGCAGTGGCGTGCAGCACAGCGAGTTCAACCACGCGCCAGCTGAGACCACACATTTCTTCCAGATTTGGATTGAACCCAATGTGCGCGGCATTCCTGCCAGCTACGAGCAAAAAGAAGTGCCACCCGCATCAAAGCGTGGGGCGCTGAGTCGCATTGCTGCACCCGATGGCGCAGTGGTGAAGATCCATGCCGACGCGGCGCTGTACGCGGGCTTGTTTGAAGGCAACGAGGCCGCCACCTTGACCATCGCCCCTGGACGTAAAGCCTATGTGCACTTGATTCGTGGTGCCTTACAAGTCAACGGTGTGGCATTGACCACGGGCGACGCCGCACTGTTGGATAACGAACCGACCATTAGCTTGACCCACGGCCAAGATGCCGAGGTTCTGGTGTTTGATTTGGCGCCCTGA
- a CDS encoding DoxX family protein codes for MNNAINLIGRLLLAALFLPAGLSKLSGFEGTVGYISSVGLPLPTVAAAAALAVEILGSVALIVGFQTRIAAAVLAVFTLVASVFFHAFWAAAPEQAFVQQLLFFKNIGVIGGLLVLVSSGAAGFSLDAKKEAQ; via the coding sequence ATGAACAACGCAATCAACCTCATCGGCCGTCTTTTGTTGGCGGCTCTTTTCTTGCCAGCAGGCTTGTCAAAGCTGTCTGGTTTTGAAGGCACTGTGGGCTACATCTCTTCGGTCGGTTTGCCATTGCCCACTGTGGCTGCGGCTGCAGCGCTGGCTGTCGAAATTTTGGGCTCTGTTGCTTTGATCGTGGGCTTCCAAACCCGCATCGCAGCTGCCGTGCTGGCGGTGTTCACGTTGGTGGCATCTGTCTTCTTCCACGCTTTCTGGGCAGCTGCGCCTGAGCAAGCGTTTGTGCAACAGCTCTTGTTCTTCAAGAACATCGGCGTGATTGGTGGCTTGTTGGTGTTGGTGTCTTCTGGTGCCGCAGGTTTCAGCCTTGATGCCAAAAAAGAAGCTCAATAA
- a CDS encoding flavodoxin family protein, translated as MTKTVVVYHSGYGHTQRVAQFVAEGAKATVIAIDADGNITDADWEALDAADAIIFGSPTYMGMASWQFKKFADATSKRWFSSAWKDKVAGGFTISASPSGDKLSTVQYFITLAMQQGMVWVGQPAMNDGNINRIGSNSGVMAQVGPTSPAADIPQGDLDTAKAYGERVAAVAAKLRG; from the coding sequence ATGACTAAAACTGTCGTCGTTTATCACTCAGGCTACGGCCACACACAACGCGTGGCACAGTTCGTGGCCGAAGGCGCAAAAGCCACTGTCATCGCCATCGATGCAGACGGCAACATCACCGATGCCGATTGGGAAGCTTTGGATGCGGCTGACGCCATCATCTTTGGCTCGCCCACCTACATGGGCATGGCCTCATGGCAGTTCAAGAAGTTTGCAGACGCCACGTCTAAGCGTTGGTTCAGCAGCGCTTGGAAAGACAAAGTCGCTGGCGGCTTCACTATCTCTGCCAGCCCGAGCGGCGACAAGCTGTCGACCGTTCAGTACTTCATCACTTTGGCCATGCAACAAGGCATGGTGTGGGTGGGTCAACCCGCCATGAACGACGGCAACATCAACCGCATTGGTTCTAACTCGGGCGTGATGGCGCAAGTCGGCCCTACCAGCCCAGCGGCTGACATTCCTCAAGGTGACTTGGACACCGCCAAAGCCTACGGCGAGCGCGTGGCCGCTGTGGCTGCCAAGTTGCGCGGTTAA
- a CDS encoding DUF599 domain-containing protein, which translates to MKIIQLLPWADWFALGFFVLVWMGYAAFAKYSSEHHHSILAMTNRYRHLWMLQTTARDPRMLDGIITQTLSATPAFFCSTTILILGGLFALLGTTDKAAELVREIPFAVQTPILVFEFKILVLVVIFVYSFFRFSWSMRQYTFVALLIGAMPPAESFQSGEVTDRQHYADRAAAMTGLAAETFNGGLRAYYFSFAALGWFFSPVMFLLTTLLVTGVLYTREFKSEVLTLLEQ; encoded by the coding sequence ATGAAGATCATTCAACTGCTGCCTTGGGCCGATTGGTTCGCACTCGGATTTTTTGTTTTGGTTTGGATGGGCTACGCCGCATTTGCGAAGTACAGCAGCGAGCACCACCACTCCATCTTGGCCATGACCAACCGTTATCGCCACCTGTGGATGTTGCAAACCACCGCACGCGATCCGCGCATGTTGGACGGCATCATCACGCAAACTTTGTCGGCCACGCCTGCATTTTTTTGTTCCACCACCATTTTGATTTTGGGCGGTTTGTTTGCCTTGCTGGGCACCACCGACAAAGCGGCTGAGCTGGTGCGCGAAATTCCGTTTGCTGTGCAAACCCCCATCTTGGTGTTTGAATTCAAGATCTTGGTGCTAGTGGTGATTTTTGTGTACTCGTTCTTTCGCTTCTCATGGTCGATGCGTCAGTACACCTTTGTAGCGCTGCTGATTGGCGCCATGCCTCCCGCTGAGAGCTTTCAAAGTGGTGAGGTGACAGACCGCCAGCACTATGCCGATCGTGCGGCTGCCATGACAGGCTTGGCCGCTGAGACCTTCAATGGCGGCTTGCGTGCCTACTATTTTTCGTTTGCTGCACTGGGCTGGTTTTTCTCACCCGTCATGTTTTTGCTGACCACGCTGCTGGTGACGGGCGTTTTGTACACCCGTGAATTCAAGTCTGAGGTGTTGACGCTGTTGGAGCAGTGA
- a CDS encoding sulfurtransferase: MNQILNISCYKFVALPDAQDLRQPCLDNALARQLKGTILIAEEGINFFLAGSAEDVRSFVDWLRTDARLADLAPKESWSDTQPFRKMLVKVKNEIIRMNHPSIRPAQGRAPAVTPETAKRWLDQGHDDEGRPVVTLDTRNQFEVDAGTFKNTINWGITKFTEFPDAVQAHLDELQDKTVISFCTGGIRCEKAAIYMRNAGLPHVYQLEGGILKYFEEVGNDHYDGGCFVFDERRAVGADLSATGLTPEGTFPVTAPTASTPQT; encoded by the coding sequence GTGAACCAAATTCTGAATATTTCTTGCTACAAATTCGTCGCCCTGCCCGACGCCCAAGACCTGCGCCAGCCTTGCTTGGACAACGCTTTGGCGCGCCAGCTCAAAGGCACCATCCTGATAGCAGAAGAAGGCATTAATTTCTTCTTAGCCGGTAGCGCCGAAGATGTGCGCAGCTTTGTCGACTGGCTGCGCACCGATGCACGCTTGGCCGACCTGGCACCCAAAGAAAGCTGGTCTGACACGCAGCCGTTTCGCAAGATGCTGGTGAAGGTGAAAAACGAAATCATCCGCATGAACCACCCCAGCATTCGCCCCGCCCAAGGCCGCGCACCTGCGGTGACGCCCGAAACAGCGAAACGTTGGTTAGACCAAGGCCACGACGACGAAGGCCGCCCGGTGGTCACGCTGGACACACGCAATCAGTTTGAGGTGGATGCCGGCACTTTCAAAAACACCATCAACTGGGGCATCACCAAGTTCACCGAATTTCCTGATGCGGTGCAAGCGCACTTAGACGAGTTGCAAGACAAAACCGTCATCAGCTTTTGCACCGGCGGCATTCGCTGCGAGAAAGCCGCCATTTACATGCGCAATGCGGGCTTGCCGCATGTGTACCAGCTCGAAGGCGGCATCCTCAAATACTTTGAAGAAGTGGGCAACGACCACTACGACGGCGGCTGCTTTGTGTTTGACGAGCGCCGTGCTGTGGGCGCTGATTTGAGTGCCACGGGCTTGACGCCCGAAGGCACCTTCCCCGTCACTGCTCCAACAGCGTCAACACCTCAGACTTGA